The following proteins come from a genomic window of Canis aureus isolate CA01 chromosome 3, VMU_Caureus_v.1.0, whole genome shotgun sequence:
- the MIB2 gene encoding E3 ubiquitin-protein ligase MIB2 isoform X7, whose amino-acid sequence MGSAPSLPILCWTWVLAWTWADGGCQRARGARPLLLAKPGHCPSSLLTCGLSWLAVFPEGAGPVIWSRSSPAHHGPRPPGRCAGGEGKLGRVVDIRGWDVETGRSVASVTWADGTTNVYRVGHKGKVDLKCVNEAAGGFYYKEHLPKLGKPAELQRRVSADSQPFQHGDKVKCLLDTDILREMQEGHGGWNPRMAEFIGQTGTVHRITDRGDVRVQFGRETRWTFHPGALTKHNAFWVGDVVRVIDDLDTVKRLQAGHGEWTDDMAPALGRIGKVVKVFRDGNLRVAVGGQLWTFSPSCLVAYRPEEDANLDVAERARENKSFLSVALEKLRAQKSDLEHPGRLVVEVALGSMAGALDQLRRHPEQVDTKNQGRTALQVAAYLGQVELVRLLLQARAGMDLADDEGNTALHYAALGNQPEAARLLLSSGCGANALNSTRSAALHVAVQRGFLEVVKVLCERGCDVNLPDAHADTPLHCAISAGAGASGIVEVLTEVPGVDVTATNSQGFTLLHHASLKGHTLAVRRILARARQLVDAKKEDGFTALHLAALNNHREVAQILIREGRCDVNVRNRKLQSPLHLAVQQAHVGLVPLLVDAGCSVNAEDEEGDTALHVALQRHQLLPLAADGAGGDPGPLQLLSRLQASGLPGSGELTVGAAVACFLALEGADVSYANHRGRSPLDLAAEGRVLKALQGCAQRFRERHAGGSGGAAPGPRLVLGTPNTVTNLHVAAPSGPEAAECLVCSELALLVLFSPCQHRTVCEECARRMKKCIRCQVVIGKKLRPDGTEVASATPASGPPRQLVEELQSRYRQMEERITCPICIDSHIRLVFQCGHGACAPCGAALSACPICRQPIRDRIQIFV is encoded by the exons ATGGGCAGTGCCCCTTCCCTGCCTATCCTGTGCTGGACATGGGTCTTGGCGTGGACCTGGGCAGACGGTGGATGTCAGAGGGCCCGTGGGGCTCGGCCCCTGCTCCTGGCAAAACCTGGccactgcccctcctcactgctcaCCTGTGGCCTCAGCTGGCTGGCAGTGTTTCCTGAGGGAGCCGGGCCTGTGATATG GTCCCGGAGCAGTCCTGCCCACCATGGACCCAGACCCCCAGGCAGGTGTGCAG gaggggaagggaagctgGGCCGAGTGGTGGACATCCGTGGCTGGGATGTGGAGACGGGCCGGAGTGTGGCCAGTGTGACGTGGGCTGATGGCACCACCAATGTGTACCGTGTGGGTCACAAGGGCAAGGTGGACCTCAAGTGTGTGAACGAGGCAGCTGGTGGCTTCTACTACAAGGAGCACCTCCCGAAGCTTG GTAAGCCAGCAGAGCTGCAGCGCAGGGTGAGTGCCGACAGCCAGCCTTTCCAGCACGGGGACAAGGTTAAGTGTCTGCTGGACACAGACATCCTGAGGGAGATGCAGGAAGGCCACGGCGGGTGGAACCCCAGGATGGCGGAG TTTATCGGACAGACGGGCACCGTGCACCGCATCACGGACCGTGGGGATGTGCGTGTGCAGTTCGGCCGTGAGACCCGCTGGACCTTCCACCCTGGGGCTCTCACCAAG caCAATGCCTTCTGGGTGGGCGATGTGGTACGGGTCATCGATGACCTTGACACAGTGAAGCGGCTGCAGGCTGGGCATGGCGAGTGGACAGATGACATGGCCCCC GCCCTGGGCCGCATTGGGAAGGTGGTGAAAGTTTTCAGAGACGGTAACCTGCGTGTGGCAGTCGGTGGTCAGCTGTGGACCTTCAGCCCCTCCTGCCTGGTGGCCTACCGGCCTGAGGAGGATGCCAACCTGGATGTGGCCGAACGTGCCAGGGAGAACAAAA gcttcctgagtgTTGCTCTGGAGAAGCTTCGAGCCCAGAAGAGTGACCTGGAGCACCCAGGGAGACTGGTGGTGGAGGTGGCCTTGGGCAGTATGGCTGGGGCTCTGGACCAGCTGAGGCGGCACCCAGAGCAG GTGGACACCAAGAACCAGGGCAGGACCGCTCTGCAGGTGGCTGCCTACCTAGGCCAGGTGGAGCTGGTGCGGCTGCTGCTGCAGGCACGAGCGGGCATGGACCTGGCAGATGATGAGGGCAATACGGCGCTGCACTATGCAGCCTTGGG GAACCAGCCTGAGGCTGCCCGGTTGCTCCTGAGCTCCGGGTGTGGGGCCAATGCTCTTAACAGCACCCGGAGCGCAGCACTGCATGTGGCTGTGCAGaggggcttcctggaggtggtgaAGGTCCTCTGTGAACGTGGCTGTGACGTCAACCTGCCT GATGCACACGCGGACACACCTCTGCACTGTGCCATCTCGGCGGGCGCCGGCGCCAGCGGCATCGTGGAGGTCCTCACTGAGGTGCCAGGTGTTGATGTCACGGCCACTAACAGCCAGGGCTTCACCCTGCTGCATCACGCATCCCTCAAGGGCCACACGCT AGCTGTCAGGAGGATTCTAGCTCGGGCACGACAGCTGGTGGACGCCAAGAAGGAGGATGGCTTCACAGCCTTACACCTGGCTGCCCTCAACAACCACCGGGAAGTGGCCCAGATTCTCATCCGAGAG GGCCGCTGTGATGTGAACGTTCGCAACCGTAAGCTCCAGTCCCCCCTGCACCTGGCCGTGCAGCAGGCTCATGTGGGGCTGGTGCCGCTGCTGGTGGACGCGGGCTGCAGTGTCAACGCCGAGGATGAGGAAGGGGACACAGCCTTGCACGTGGCCCTGCAGCGTCATCAGCTGCTGCCCCTGGCAGCAGATGGGGCCGGGGGGGACCCAGGGCCCTTGCAGCTGCTGTCCAGG CTCCAGGCCTCAGGCCTCCCGGGCAGCGGGGAGCTGACGGTGGGAGCGGCGGTCGCATGCTTCCTGGCGCTGGAGGGCGCCGACGTGAGCTACGCCAACCACCGCGGCCGCAGCCCGCTGGACCTGGCCGCCGAGGGCCGTGTACTCAAGGCCCTGCAGGGCTGTGCGCAGCGCTTCCG GGAGAGGCACGCGGGCGGCAGCGGGGGTGCGGCCCCGGGCCCGAGGCTGGTGCTTGGCACCCCCAACACCGTGACGAACCTGCACGTGGCTGCGCCGTCGGGGCCCGAGGCCGCCGAGTGCCTGGTGTGCTCGGAGCTGGCGCTGCTGGTGCTGTTCTCGCCGTGCCAGCACCGCACTGTGTGCGAGG agTGCGCTCGCAGGATGAAGAAGTGCATCAGATGCCAGGTGGTCATCGGCAAGAAGCTGCGAccag ACGGCACAGAGGTGGCCAGCGCGACCCCCGCGTCCGGCCCGCCGCGGCAGCTGGTGGAGGAGCTGCAGAGTCGCTACCGGCAGATGGAGGAGCGCATCACCTGCCCCATCTGCATCGACAGCCACATCCGCCTCGTGTTCCAGTGCGGCCACGGCGCGTGCGCACCCTGCGGCGCCGCGCTCAGCGCCTGCCCCATCTGCCGCCAGCCCATCCGCGACCGCATCCAGATCTTCGTGTAg
- the MIB2 gene encoding E3 ubiquitin-protein ligase MIB2 isoform X3: MGSAPSLPILCWTWVLAWTWADGGCQRARGARPLLLAKPGHCPSSLLTCGLSWLAVFPEGAGPVIWSRSSPAHHGPRPPGRCAGVRHPNIICDCCKKHGLRGMRWKCRVCFDYDLCTQCYMHNKHDLTHAFERYETAHSRPVTLSPRQGLPRIPLRGIFQGAKVVRGPDWEWGSQDGGEGKLGRVVDIRGWDVETGRSVASVTWADGTTNVYRVGHKGKVDLKCVNEAAGGFYYKEHLPKLGKPAELQRRVSADSQPFQHGDKVKCLLDTDILREMQEGHGGWNPRMAETGTVHRITDRGDVRVQFGRETRWTFHPGALTKHNAFWVGDVVRVIDDLDTVKRLQAGHGEWTDDMAPALGRIGKVVKVFRDGNLRVAVGGQLWTFSPSCLVAYRPEEDANLDVAERARENKSFLSVALEKLRAQKSDLEHPGRLVVEVALGSMAGALDQLRRHPEQVDTKNQGRTALQVAAYLGQVELVRLLLQARAGMDLADDEGNTALHYAALGNQPEAARLLLSSGCGANALNSTRSAALHVAVQRGFLEVVKVLCERGCDVNLPDAHADTPLHCAISAGAGASGIVEVLTEVPGVDVTATNSQGFTLLHHASLKGHTLAVRRILARARQLVDAKKEDGFTALHLAALNNHREVAQILIREGRCDVNVRNRKLQSPLHLAVQQAHVGLVPLLVDAGCSVNAEDEEGDTALHVALQRHQLLPLAADGAGGDPGPLQLLSRLQASGLPGSGELTVGAAVACFLALEGADVSYANHRGRSPLDLAAEGRVLKALQGCAQRFRERHAGGSGGAAPGPRLVLGTPNTVTNLHVAAPSGPEAAECLVCSELALLVLFSPCQHRTVCEECARRMKKCIRCQVVIGKKLRPDGTEVASATPASGPPRQLVEELQSRYRQMEERITCPICIDSHIRLVFQCGHGACAPCGAALSACPICRQPIRDRIQIFV; encoded by the exons ATGGGCAGTGCCCCTTCCCTGCCTATCCTGTGCTGGACATGGGTCTTGGCGTGGACCTGGGCAGACGGTGGATGTCAGAGGGCCCGTGGGGCTCGGCCCCTGCTCCTGGCAAAACCTGGccactgcccctcctcactgctcaCCTGTGGCCTCAGCTGGCTGGCAGTGTTTCCTGAGGGAGCCGGGCCTGTGATATG GTCCCGGAGCAGTCCTGCCCACCATGGACCCAGACCCCCAGGCAGGTGTGCAG GCGTCCGCCACCCCAACATCATCTGCGACTGCTGCAAGAAGCACGGCCTGCGAGGCATGCGCTGGAAGTGCCGCGTCTGCTTCGACTACGACCTGTGCACGCAGTGCTACATGCACAACAAGCATGACCTCACCCACGCCTTCGAGCGCTACGAGACAGCCCACTCCCGCCC GGTCACGCTgagtccccgccagggcctcccGAGGATCCCATTGAGGGGCATCTTCCAGGGGGCGAAGGTGGTGCGGGGCCCTGACTGGGAGTGGGGTTCGCAGGATG gaggggaagggaagctgGGCCGAGTGGTGGACATCCGTGGCTGGGATGTGGAGACGGGCCGGAGTGTGGCCAGTGTGACGTGGGCTGATGGCACCACCAATGTGTACCGTGTGGGTCACAAGGGCAAGGTGGACCTCAAGTGTGTGAACGAGGCAGCTGGTGGCTTCTACTACAAGGAGCACCTCCCGAAGCTTG GTAAGCCAGCAGAGCTGCAGCGCAGGGTGAGTGCCGACAGCCAGCCTTTCCAGCACGGGGACAAGGTTAAGTGTCTGCTGGACACAGACATCCTGAGGGAGATGCAGGAAGGCCACGGCGGGTGGAACCCCAGGATGGCGGAG ACGGGCACCGTGCACCGCATCACGGACCGTGGGGATGTGCGTGTGCAGTTCGGCCGTGAGACCCGCTGGACCTTCCACCCTGGGGCTCTCACCAAG caCAATGCCTTCTGGGTGGGCGATGTGGTACGGGTCATCGATGACCTTGACACAGTGAAGCGGCTGCAGGCTGGGCATGGCGAGTGGACAGATGACATGGCCCCC GCCCTGGGCCGCATTGGGAAGGTGGTGAAAGTTTTCAGAGACGGTAACCTGCGTGTGGCAGTCGGTGGTCAGCTGTGGACCTTCAGCCCCTCCTGCCTGGTGGCCTACCGGCCTGAGGAGGATGCCAACCTGGATGTGGCCGAACGTGCCAGGGAGAACAAAA gcttcctgagtgTTGCTCTGGAGAAGCTTCGAGCCCAGAAGAGTGACCTGGAGCACCCAGGGAGACTGGTGGTGGAGGTGGCCTTGGGCAGTATGGCTGGGGCTCTGGACCAGCTGAGGCGGCACCCAGAGCAG GTGGACACCAAGAACCAGGGCAGGACCGCTCTGCAGGTGGCTGCCTACCTAGGCCAGGTGGAGCTGGTGCGGCTGCTGCTGCAGGCACGAGCGGGCATGGACCTGGCAGATGATGAGGGCAATACGGCGCTGCACTATGCAGCCTTGGG GAACCAGCCTGAGGCTGCCCGGTTGCTCCTGAGCTCCGGGTGTGGGGCCAATGCTCTTAACAGCACCCGGAGCGCAGCACTGCATGTGGCTGTGCAGaggggcttcctggaggtggtgaAGGTCCTCTGTGAACGTGGCTGTGACGTCAACCTGCCT GATGCACACGCGGACACACCTCTGCACTGTGCCATCTCGGCGGGCGCCGGCGCCAGCGGCATCGTGGAGGTCCTCACTGAGGTGCCAGGTGTTGATGTCACGGCCACTAACAGCCAGGGCTTCACCCTGCTGCATCACGCATCCCTCAAGGGCCACACGCT AGCTGTCAGGAGGATTCTAGCTCGGGCACGACAGCTGGTGGACGCCAAGAAGGAGGATGGCTTCACAGCCTTACACCTGGCTGCCCTCAACAACCACCGGGAAGTGGCCCAGATTCTCATCCGAGAG GGCCGCTGTGATGTGAACGTTCGCAACCGTAAGCTCCAGTCCCCCCTGCACCTGGCCGTGCAGCAGGCTCATGTGGGGCTGGTGCCGCTGCTGGTGGACGCGGGCTGCAGTGTCAACGCCGAGGATGAGGAAGGGGACACAGCCTTGCACGTGGCCCTGCAGCGTCATCAGCTGCTGCCCCTGGCAGCAGATGGGGCCGGGGGGGACCCAGGGCCCTTGCAGCTGCTGTCCAGG CTCCAGGCCTCAGGCCTCCCGGGCAGCGGGGAGCTGACGGTGGGAGCGGCGGTCGCATGCTTCCTGGCGCTGGAGGGCGCCGACGTGAGCTACGCCAACCACCGCGGCCGCAGCCCGCTGGACCTGGCCGCCGAGGGCCGTGTACTCAAGGCCCTGCAGGGCTGTGCGCAGCGCTTCCG GGAGAGGCACGCGGGCGGCAGCGGGGGTGCGGCCCCGGGCCCGAGGCTGGTGCTTGGCACCCCCAACACCGTGACGAACCTGCACGTGGCTGCGCCGTCGGGGCCCGAGGCCGCCGAGTGCCTGGTGTGCTCGGAGCTGGCGCTGCTGGTGCTGTTCTCGCCGTGCCAGCACCGCACTGTGTGCGAGG agTGCGCTCGCAGGATGAAGAAGTGCATCAGATGCCAGGTGGTCATCGGCAAGAAGCTGCGAccag ACGGCACAGAGGTGGCCAGCGCGACCCCCGCGTCCGGCCCGCCGCGGCAGCTGGTGGAGGAGCTGCAGAGTCGCTACCGGCAGATGGAGGAGCGCATCACCTGCCCCATCTGCATCGACAGCCACATCCGCCTCGTGTTCCAGTGCGGCCACGGCGCGTGCGCACCCTGCGGCGCCGCGCTCAGCGCCTGCCCCATCTGCCGCCAGCCCATCCGCGACCGCATCCAGATCTTCGTGTAg
- the MIB2 gene encoding E3 ubiquitin-protein ligase MIB2 isoform X1: MGSAPSLPILCWTWVLAWTWADGGCQRARGARPLLLAKPGHCPSSLLTCGLSWLAVFPEGAGPVIWSRSSPAHHGPRPPGRCAGVRHPNIICDCCKKHGLRGMRWKCRVCFDYDLCTQCYMHNKHDLTHAFERYETAHSRPVTLSPRQGLPRIPLRGIFQGAKVVRGPDWEWGSQDGGEGKLGRVVDIRGWDVETGRSVASVTWADGTTNVYRVGHKGKVDLKCVNEAAGGFYYKEHLPKLGKPAELQRRVSADSQPFQHGDKVKCLLDTDILREMQEGHGGWNPRMAEFIGQTGTVHRITDRGDVRVQFGRETRWTFHPGALTKHNAFWVGDVVRVIDDLDTVKRLQAGHGEWTDDMAPALGRIGKVVKVFRDGNLRVAVGGQLWTFSPSCLVAYRPEEDANLDVAERARENKSFLSVALEKLRAQKSDLEHPGRLVVEVALGSMAGALDQLRRHPEQVDTKNQGRTALQVAAYLGQVELVRLLLQARAGMDLADDEGNTALHYAALGNQPEAARLLLSSGCGANALNSTRSAALHVAVQRGFLEVVKVLCERGCDVNLPDAHADTPLHCAISAGAGASGIVEVLTEVPGVDVTATNSQGFTLLHHASLKGHTLAVRRILARARQLVDAKKEDGFTALHLAALNNHREVAQILIREGRCDVNVRNRKLQSPLHLAVQQAHVGLVPLLVDAGCSVNAEDEEGDTALHVALQRHQLLPLAADGAGGDPGPLQLLSRLQASGLPGSGELTVGAAVACFLALEGADVSYANHRGRSPLDLAAEGRVLKALQGCAQRFRERHAGGSGGAAPGPRLVLGTPNTVTNLHVAAPSGPEAAECLVCSELALLVLFSPCQHRTVCEECARRMKKCIRCQVVIGKKLRPDGTEVASATPASGPPRQLVEELQSRYRQMEERITCPICIDSHIRLVFQCGHGACAPCGAALSACPICRQPIRDRIQIFV, from the exons ATGGGCAGTGCCCCTTCCCTGCCTATCCTGTGCTGGACATGGGTCTTGGCGTGGACCTGGGCAGACGGTGGATGTCAGAGGGCCCGTGGGGCTCGGCCCCTGCTCCTGGCAAAACCTGGccactgcccctcctcactgctcaCCTGTGGCCTCAGCTGGCTGGCAGTGTTTCCTGAGGGAGCCGGGCCTGTGATATG GTCCCGGAGCAGTCCTGCCCACCATGGACCCAGACCCCCAGGCAGGTGTGCAG GCGTCCGCCACCCCAACATCATCTGCGACTGCTGCAAGAAGCACGGCCTGCGAGGCATGCGCTGGAAGTGCCGCGTCTGCTTCGACTACGACCTGTGCACGCAGTGCTACATGCACAACAAGCATGACCTCACCCACGCCTTCGAGCGCTACGAGACAGCCCACTCCCGCCC GGTCACGCTgagtccccgccagggcctcccGAGGATCCCATTGAGGGGCATCTTCCAGGGGGCGAAGGTGGTGCGGGGCCCTGACTGGGAGTGGGGTTCGCAGGATG gaggggaagggaagctgGGCCGAGTGGTGGACATCCGTGGCTGGGATGTGGAGACGGGCCGGAGTGTGGCCAGTGTGACGTGGGCTGATGGCACCACCAATGTGTACCGTGTGGGTCACAAGGGCAAGGTGGACCTCAAGTGTGTGAACGAGGCAGCTGGTGGCTTCTACTACAAGGAGCACCTCCCGAAGCTTG GTAAGCCAGCAGAGCTGCAGCGCAGGGTGAGTGCCGACAGCCAGCCTTTCCAGCACGGGGACAAGGTTAAGTGTCTGCTGGACACAGACATCCTGAGGGAGATGCAGGAAGGCCACGGCGGGTGGAACCCCAGGATGGCGGAG TTTATCGGACAGACGGGCACCGTGCACCGCATCACGGACCGTGGGGATGTGCGTGTGCAGTTCGGCCGTGAGACCCGCTGGACCTTCCACCCTGGGGCTCTCACCAAG caCAATGCCTTCTGGGTGGGCGATGTGGTACGGGTCATCGATGACCTTGACACAGTGAAGCGGCTGCAGGCTGGGCATGGCGAGTGGACAGATGACATGGCCCCC GCCCTGGGCCGCATTGGGAAGGTGGTGAAAGTTTTCAGAGACGGTAACCTGCGTGTGGCAGTCGGTGGTCAGCTGTGGACCTTCAGCCCCTCCTGCCTGGTGGCCTACCGGCCTGAGGAGGATGCCAACCTGGATGTGGCCGAACGTGCCAGGGAGAACAAAA gcttcctgagtgTTGCTCTGGAGAAGCTTCGAGCCCAGAAGAGTGACCTGGAGCACCCAGGGAGACTGGTGGTGGAGGTGGCCTTGGGCAGTATGGCTGGGGCTCTGGACCAGCTGAGGCGGCACCCAGAGCAG GTGGACACCAAGAACCAGGGCAGGACCGCTCTGCAGGTGGCTGCCTACCTAGGCCAGGTGGAGCTGGTGCGGCTGCTGCTGCAGGCACGAGCGGGCATGGACCTGGCAGATGATGAGGGCAATACGGCGCTGCACTATGCAGCCTTGGG GAACCAGCCTGAGGCTGCCCGGTTGCTCCTGAGCTCCGGGTGTGGGGCCAATGCTCTTAACAGCACCCGGAGCGCAGCACTGCATGTGGCTGTGCAGaggggcttcctggaggtggtgaAGGTCCTCTGTGAACGTGGCTGTGACGTCAACCTGCCT GATGCACACGCGGACACACCTCTGCACTGTGCCATCTCGGCGGGCGCCGGCGCCAGCGGCATCGTGGAGGTCCTCACTGAGGTGCCAGGTGTTGATGTCACGGCCACTAACAGCCAGGGCTTCACCCTGCTGCATCACGCATCCCTCAAGGGCCACACGCT AGCTGTCAGGAGGATTCTAGCTCGGGCACGACAGCTGGTGGACGCCAAGAAGGAGGATGGCTTCACAGCCTTACACCTGGCTGCCCTCAACAACCACCGGGAAGTGGCCCAGATTCTCATCCGAGAG GGCCGCTGTGATGTGAACGTTCGCAACCGTAAGCTCCAGTCCCCCCTGCACCTGGCCGTGCAGCAGGCTCATGTGGGGCTGGTGCCGCTGCTGGTGGACGCGGGCTGCAGTGTCAACGCCGAGGATGAGGAAGGGGACACAGCCTTGCACGTGGCCCTGCAGCGTCATCAGCTGCTGCCCCTGGCAGCAGATGGGGCCGGGGGGGACCCAGGGCCCTTGCAGCTGCTGTCCAGG CTCCAGGCCTCAGGCCTCCCGGGCAGCGGGGAGCTGACGGTGGGAGCGGCGGTCGCATGCTTCCTGGCGCTGGAGGGCGCCGACGTGAGCTACGCCAACCACCGCGGCCGCAGCCCGCTGGACCTGGCCGCCGAGGGCCGTGTACTCAAGGCCCTGCAGGGCTGTGCGCAGCGCTTCCG GGAGAGGCACGCGGGCGGCAGCGGGGGTGCGGCCCCGGGCCCGAGGCTGGTGCTTGGCACCCCCAACACCGTGACGAACCTGCACGTGGCTGCGCCGTCGGGGCCCGAGGCCGCCGAGTGCCTGGTGTGCTCGGAGCTGGCGCTGCTGGTGCTGTTCTCGCCGTGCCAGCACCGCACTGTGTGCGAGG agTGCGCTCGCAGGATGAAGAAGTGCATCAGATGCCAGGTGGTCATCGGCAAGAAGCTGCGAccag ACGGCACAGAGGTGGCCAGCGCGACCCCCGCGTCCGGCCCGCCGCGGCAGCTGGTGGAGGAGCTGCAGAGTCGCTACCGGCAGATGGAGGAGCGCATCACCTGCCCCATCTGCATCGACAGCCACATCCGCCTCGTGTTCCAGTGCGGCCACGGCGCGTGCGCACCCTGCGGCGCCGCGCTCAGCGCCTGCCCCATCTGCCGCCAGCCCATCCGCGACCGCATCCAGATCTTCGTGTAg